One Candidatus Neomarinimicrobiota bacterium genomic window, TTACTCTCTCGGCGCCGTTGATGATAAAAGTTCCGCTTTCTGTCATATAGGGAACGTTTCCGAAAAATACGCCCTGCTCGATGACCTCTTCTATCTTACCGGTCTCTTCTTCACTCGATACGGAAAGACGTAGGTTCGCCTTGAGGGGCACGGCGTAAGACATTCCCCTGTCCTGACATTCCTCTATTGTATATTTTGGTAATCCTAAAAAATAATTGACGTACTCGAGCTTATAATTGCCTCGAGAATCCTCAATCGGAAAAATTGTTTCGAATACTGCCTGGAGTCCTTTACTTTCGCGATTTTCTGGCGTGACCTTCATTTGCAGGAATTCTTCGTACGATTCCAACTGAATGTCAAGAAGATTGGGCATCTCTACAGATGATTCAAACTTCGAAAAGGACTGCCTGGCAAGGTATTGACCTTTTACTCTCTTCAAGAAGGTTCCTCCTTGCGGTATGTCACTTGAAAATTAAGTTTATTATGCAAGAGACGGCTTTTTATTTCAGCTCTACTGTGGCGCCTGCCTCTTCTAAAGTTGCTTTTGCTTTCTCTGCTTCCTCTTTTGTTACTCCCTCAAGAACGTTGCCCGGGGCTTTATCAACGACATCTTTCGCCTCGGTCAATCCTAAGTCCGTCATCGCTCTAACAGCTTTAATTACCTGTATCTTCTGGCCTCCTATCTCTGTCAAAACAACATTGAATTCGGTCTTTTCCGCAACTGCCTCTTCTCCGCCGCCGCTTGCTGCCTCTACTGCTACCGGTGCTGCTGCCGTTACGCCGAATTTTTCTTCAATGTCCGCAATCAGCTCGGAAACTTCGAGCATATTTGCCTTTTCAAGATATGTGAGCACATCATCCTTTTTGATGGTTGCCATTATTAGAATTTCCTCCTAATTATCATGTTTATAAATTTCAAATTTTATTCCTGCTTACTACTCTTAAAAGCGTCTAATACACCGACAAGGTTCGTCATCGAAGCTTGAAGCGTTGCCGCAAGCGTCCTCATCGGACTTTGCAGATCACCCAGGAGACGGCTAAAGAGCTCGTCTCGTGACGGTAATTTCGCTATCTCACTAAATTTATCAGCGCCGAATATCTCACCGTCAAACCAGCAGGCTTTTACTTCCATCTTATCATGCTCTTTAGTGAAATCGCTGATTACCTTCGCCGGAGTGGCAGGGTCTTCATAGCTTAAAGCTATCCCGGTAGGCCCTACCAAATATTCTGACAGTCCCTCAATTTTCGCTCCCTTGGCCGCTAAATCTATCAATGTGTTCTTAGCCACGCGATATTCAACCCCAACAGCGCCGAGTTTCCTTCGGAATTCCACAGCTTCTTCCACTGTCAATCCCGTGAAGTCCGTTATATATATCCCCGTCGCCTTACTTAATTTTTCCGTAAGTTCCTTGACGATTTCTTCTTTTTGAGGATTAGGCATCTATCATACTCTCCATCAGTGAATATTAAATTTATTTAGCTCCCGCCGACAATTTATCTACTTTGATACCGGGTCCCATTGATGACGATAAAGTCATCGACTGGAAATATATTCCTTTGGAGGCTACCGGTTTCAAACGTACGATTGCGCCTACAAGACTTTTAATGTTATCCGCAAGTTTATCTTCATCGAACGACATTTTTCCTACGGGAGTATGAACAACTCCGAATTTGTCCGTTCTCAGTTCCAATCTTCCCGCTTTCAATTCTTTTACGGCTTTTCCTATATCCATTGTCACCGTTCCGCTCTTGGGATTAGGCATTAGTCCGCGCGGCCCAAGTATCCTTCCCAGCTTTCCAAGCTCTGCCATAGTATCCGGAGTGGCGACAATAACGTCGGCATCAGTCCAACCGCCGTTTATCTTTTCAAGAATATCTTCAAATCCGACCATATCGGCGCCGGCTTCGGTGGCCTCTTTTTGCTTTTCGCCTTTGGCGATAGCGACAACTTTTATGTCTTTACCGATTCCGTGCGGCAGAGATACCGTCCCTCTTATCTGCTGTTCGGCGTGCTTCGGATCTACGCCGAGATTTATGGATAATTCCACCGTCTCGTCAAATTTTGAAGTGCTGAATCCCTTCAGTAGTTTTATCGCGTCCGTCAGCGAATATTTTTCCATCCTGTCTATCTTTTCGAAGTTCTCTTTATATCGTCTCGAACGTGTCATCTTATTCGCCCTCTATAAGGATGCCCATACTTCTCGCGGTACCGGCGATTATCTTCATCGCCTGATCTATACTGTTTGCGTTAAGGTCAACCATTTTCATCTCGGCGATCTTTCGGACATCTTCCTTTTTTATATCCGCAACTTTCTCTTTGTTCGGTTCACCCGAACCTTTCTGTATCTTCGCCGCCTTCAGCAGAAGGTCGGATGCGGGAGGAGTTTTCGTTATAAATGTAAATGTCCGGTCTGTATATATCGTCAATTTTGCGGGCACGATATAGCCGCGCATCTTTTCTGTCCGCGAATTATATGCCTTGCAAAATTCCATTATATTTACGCCGTGCGCTCCGAGAGCAGGTCCCACAGGAGGAGCCGGCGACGCCGCCCCACCTTGAATATGCAACGTAATTTTTGCTTCTACTGTTTTAGCCATAGTCCTCTACTTCTCTATTTGTACTTGAAGAAAGTCAAGCTCGACAGGTGTTGCCCTGCCGAATATGGAAACCATAACTTTAACTTTCTGTTTCTCTTGATTTATCTCTTGAACGTAACCGGAAAAGTCGTTGAACGGTCCGTCAACCACCTTGATGGTATCTCCCACCGCGTACGGCGCTGCCATACCGGCTCCCTTACCCTTATCTTTTGCGTCTCCAAGTATTCTTCTTACTTCATTTTGCCCGAGAGCCTGCGGTTTATTTCCCGGCCCGATAAAATTTAAAACGCCGTAAGCGTCTTCCACCAGGAATTGAGTTTCCTTATCAAGGTCCATCTGAATGAGTACATAACCGGGAAAATTCACTTTTACTCTGTGGCGTTTTTTCCCGTCTCGCATCTCAACAACATTCTCGGTTGGAACGAGTACCTGAAAAATCCTGTCTTCCATTCCCTCGCGCTTTATAGTCGCAAGAAGAGATTCCAATATCTTTCGCTCCTGCCCGCTGAACGTCCGGATGGTATACCATTTTGCCCTATCAACATCAATTTTTTCTTCATCGTCTTCTTCGCCGTCGGCATCTGCTTCTTCGGCAGCGTGCGGTACTGGCGCTACAGGCTCATCCGGTGATATATAAGGAACAGATTCAGCTTCTGCTACTTCCTCAGTTTCAGATTCTTCTTCAACTTCAGCTTCTGCTACTTCCTCAGTTTCAGATTCTTCTTTAACTTCAGCTTCTGCTACTTCCTCAGTTTCAGATTCTTCTTCAACTTCAGCTTCTGTTACTTCCTCGGGTTCCGCCTCAGTTTCAGTTTCGGCTTGAGTCTCATCCTCTACCTTTTCCTCAACTTCAACCGCCTCATCCTGAATCACTTCGGATTCGGGGGTTTCATTTTCAATATTCTTTTTCGCAGCCATCTCCTTAATTACCTTTTATCGAAGCAATGCTCCGACGATCCCAACTAAAATTGTGTCGACTGTCAATAAAAAAACGGCCAGCACTCCGGAAAGAACAAGCACTACAATAGTAGAACCTTTCAGCTCTTCCCAGCTGGGCCATGAGACTTTTCTCATTTCAAACACTACGCCGATAAAGAAATTTTTTATTCTTTCAATCACTTTCTATTTCGCCATCTCTTCTGTGCAGGCCTGGGGGGATTCGAACCCACAACATCCGGTTTTGGAGACCGGCGCTCTACCAATTGGAGCTACAGGCCTATAAACACTCATAAGCTTACTTGGTCTCTTTGTGCTGCGTATGCTTCAAGCAAAATCTGCAATACTTTTTATGCTCTACCCTGTCAGGATGAAGACTTTTATTTTTCGTAGTATCGTAGTTCCGATGATTGCATACGGTACATTCAAGAGTTATTTTATCCCTCATAAACTATTCTATTATCTCTGTTACTACGCCTGCGCCGACTGTATGTCCGCCCTCGCGGATTGCGAACCTGAGTTCCTTCTCCATTGCGATTGGCGATATCAATTCAACTTCAAGGTTCACGTTATCGCCCGGCATTACCATCTCGCTCCCATCGGGAAGCTTCACAAGACCCGTTACGTCCGTTGTGCGGAAGTAAAACTGCGGTCTGTAACCTTTGAAGAACGGCGTGTGACGACCGCCCTCGTCTTTCGACAGGATATATATCTCGCCCCTGAACTTCGTATGAGGCTTGATCGAACCCGGTTTGGCTACTACCATTCCCCGCTTCAGGTATTCCTTGTCAACTCCGCGCATCAGGAGACCGACGTTATCGCCTGCCTCTCCACGGTCAAGAAGTTTCCTGAACATCTCAACACCTGTGATTGTCATCTTCTTATCCGCGTCAAGACCCACAAGCTCCATCTCGTCGCCTACCGTTACAACACCGCGCTCTATCCTGCCTGTGCCTACCGTTCCGCGCCCCGTTATTGAGAATACATCTTCTATAGGCAACAGGAACGGTTTATCTATCT contains:
- the rplL gene encoding 50S ribosomal protein L7/L12 codes for the protein MKKDDVLTYLEKANMLEVSELIADIEEKFGVTAAAPVAVEAASGGGEEAVAEKTEFNVVLTEIGGQKIQVIKAVRAMTDLGLTEAKDVVDKAPGNVLEGVTKEEAEKAKATLEEAGATVELK
- the rplJ gene encoding 50S ribosomal protein L10; this encodes MPNPQKEEIVKELTEKLSKATGIYITDFTGLTVEEAVEFRRKLGAVGVEYRVAKNTLIDLAAKGAKIEGLSEYLVGPTGIALSYEDPATPAKVISDFTKEHDKMEVKACWFDGEIFGADKFSEIAKLPSRDELFSRLLGDLQSPMRTLAATLQASMTNLVGVLDAFKSSKQE
- a CDS encoding 50S ribosomal protein L1, whose amino-acid sequence is MTRSRRYKENFEKIDRMEKYSLTDAIKLLKGFSTSKFDETVELSINLGVDPKHAEQQIRGTVSLPHGIGKDIKVVAIAKGEKQKEATEAGADMVGFEDILEKINGGWTDADVIVATPDTMAELGKLGRILGPRGLMPNPKSGTVTMDIGKAVKELKAGRLELRTDKFGVVHTPVGKMSFDEDKLADNIKSLVGAIVRLKPVASKGIYFQSMTLSSSMGPGIKVDKLSAGAK
- the rplK gene encoding 50S ribosomal protein L11, whose protein sequence is MAKTVEAKITLHIQGGAASPAPPVGPALGAHGVNIMEFCKAYNSRTEKMRGYIVPAKLTIYTDRTFTFITKTPPASDLLLKAAKIQKGSGEPNKEKVADIKKEDVRKIAEMKMVDLNANSIDQAMKIIAGTARSMGILIEGE
- the nusG gene encoding transcription termination/antitermination factor NusG, with protein sequence MAAKKNIENETPESEVIQDEAVEVEEKVEDETQAETETEAEPEEVTEAEVEEESETEEVAEAEVKEESETEEVAEAEVEEESETEEVAEAESVPYISPDEPVAPVPHAAEEADADGEEDDEEKIDVDRAKWYTIRTFSGQERKILESLLATIKREGMEDRIFQVLVPTENVVEMRDGKKRHRVKVNFPGYVLIQMDLDKETQFLVEDAYGVLNFIGPGNKPQALGQNEVRRILGDAKDKGKGAGMAAPYAVGDTIKVVDGPFNDFSGYVQEINQEKQKVKVMVSIFGRATPVELDFLQVQIEK
- the secE gene encoding preprotein translocase subunit SecE, encoding MIERIKNFFIGVVFEMRKVSWPSWEELKGSTIVVLVLSGVLAVFLLTVDTILVGIVGALLR
- the rpmG gene encoding 50S ribosomal protein L33; protein product: MRDKITLECTVCNHRNYDTTKNKSLHPDRVEHKKYCRFCLKHTQHKETK